TCCGGCGGCGGCGCCCAAGCCCTGAGCGCGGGGACCTGACCCCGCAATCGCGACCCGGCCCCGCACGATGCGGGGCCGCGGCCTAACCCGTCCCCCCGATCGGGGCCGGCGCACCGTTCGTCAAAGGGCACCCGTCGGCCGCGACGGGTGCCCTTCTTCGTTTCCAGAGCCGCGATCGGCAAATACATCTTCAGGTTGCATCGTTCGATCGAACGAGCTTGTTCCGGCCCTGCTACCGGCGGGGAGGAATCGGAAGCGTCTTACAACTTCAAGTATTGTTTCTTAGTTTGTGCCGCTGTGCGCCATCCCTTGCGTCATCCTGGTGGCTCATGAGGCTTAGGCCGAACGCCCTGGCCAGCCTGAAAATCAAAGATTGAGGAAATATTCCTTATACAACCACCCATCGCCGTGACAGAACTTGGGTTGGAAGCAGCGTCCGTCCCTCAAACGGGTGACGTACGCTATCGGTTGACGCACTCTACTCGCGAATTAAAAATTTTCATTGACTGTTAGGGATTTTGCCCACATGTGCAAAGAAGTATTCCATGAGGGGGAACTCATGAGCGCCGACGAGCAGGCATCGACCTCGGACCTGATCAATCTTTCGGCCGACATCGTGTCGGCCTACGTGTCGAAGAACTCTGTGCCGGTCGGGGAGCTTGCGAGCCTCATCGCCTCCGTGCACGCCTCGCTCGAGCGCGTGGCCGCGCCGCCGGCACCCGAGCCCGAGAAGCCCGCGCCGCCGGTCCCGATCCGCAAGACCGTCACCCCGGACCACATCATCAGCCTGGAGGACGGCAAGCCGTACAAGTCGCTCAAGCGCCACCTGACGACTCGCGGTCTGACGCCGGACCAGTACCGGCAGAAGTGGGGCCTGCCGCACGACTACCCGATGGTTGCCGCGACCTACGCCGCCCAGCGCTCGGAACTCGCCAAGAGTCTCGGTCTCGGCCAGATCCGGCGCGACCGCGCGGCCGCGGCCCGGCTCGCGGCGGAGAGTACCGGCGAGGGCGAGAAGGCTCCGGCCCGCCGCGGTCGCCCGCGCAAAGGCGAGTGAGGGGAGAAGGGGCGGCCGAGGGCCCGCGGGAAGCGAGCCCCCTGCGCCGTCCGGTCCGGATCGCTCCGCACGCCTGAGCGAGGCCGCGTCGCGCGGAGCGCGGCGCGGCCGCACGCGGGCGATCGCATCCCGGTCGGGATCGCGGGGGCGGCCCGGAACGCGAAACCCCCGCCGGGGCCTCGCGCGGCACGAGAGCCGCGGGGTCCGACGGGGGTTGCGAGAAGGGACGGTTCCCATGACGGGAACCGGAATGCCTGCCGATCCGGCAGCCCGCCTACTTGCCGGCCTACTTGCCGGCCTACTTGCGGCGCGCCTTGCGGGCGGCGTAGCGGGCGTCGCGGGCGGCCTTGCGCTCGGCCTCCATGGCCGCCTCGCGCTCGGCCGCGTCGGCCGCGTCGCGCTCGGCCCGGGCCTTGGCCTCGGCCTCCTCGGCGGCGCGGCGCTCGGCCTCGGCCTGCTTGGCCGCCTCGCGCTCGGCGGCGCGGGAGGCGCGGGCCTCGGCGATCTTCTGCCGCTCCGCCAGCCGGGCCTGGACCTCCGGGTCCTCCGTGCTGGGCCGAGCCCGGAACTTCTCCAGCAGGGCCTTCTTCGCGTCCGCGGACGTGCTCCGCCGGTCGTTGAAGTTCTGGTCCTTGAAGCCGGCCATCGTGTTGGTCTCGTCTGTCCTGCGTGAGAAGGCGCGCCTGTCGCTCAGGCCGCGCCGGGATCCGTGCTGGGCTGCACCGCACCCGCTCCTCGGAGCGAGGTGCCTTCGCACGTGCTCTAGCGCCGCCGGCGTCCGGATTCAAAGCCAAAGACGCCGCAAGCGGTCCGCCAACCACCGGAACCTTGCCGCGGAACCCGGCGCGGAGCCCGCCCGTCGCGCGAAATCGCGGTGGGCGGGGAGGGGATTGTCAAGGTTTCGCCACCATCATCACCGGGCGGCGGCGCACTCTCGCCGGAGGAGACCTCATGCGTGCGATCGTCCTCGACGATGCGGAGCTGAACAACCTGCTGATGCTCGAGGCGCTGCGTCCGATCCCGGATTGCCGGCCGCAGAGCTTCACCCGGCCCGCCGACGCCCTCGCCTTCGCCGAAGCCCATGCCGACGAGATCGGCATCGTGCTCACCGATTACGAGATGCCGGGCATGGACGGCCTCGCGGTGATCCGGGCCCTGCGGGCGCTTCCGGGCTTCGCCCACGTGCCGATCGTGATGGTGACGAGCTTCGACCAGCGTGCCCTACGCCGCTCGGCCCTGGAAGCGGGCGCCACCGACTTCGTCAACAAGCCCTGCGACCCGGTCGAGATCCGGGCCCGCGTCACCAACCTGCTGGCGCTCCGCCGCGCCCATCGGAGCGAGCGGGCCCACGCCGCGCGCCTTGCCGAGGAGGTCGCCGCCGCGGTGGCCCAGGTGGAGGCGCGCGAGCGCGAGATCGTCAACGTGCTGATGCGCGCGGCCGAGCACCGCGACACCGATACCGGCGACCACGTCGCCCGGGTGGCGAACTACACCGCCCTGATCGCCGAGGCCCTCGGCCTGCCGCCCGACCAGTGCCGGCGGATCAGCCTCGCCTCGACGATGCACGACGTCGGCAAGATCGCGATCCCCGACGCGATCCTGCTCAAGCCCGGCCCCCTGACCAGCGAGGAGCGCCGCGAGATGGAGCGCCACGCCGAGCGGGGCGCCCGGATCCTCGCCAACAGTTCCTCCGACGTGGTGCGGCTCGCCGCCGAGATCGCCGTGAGCCACCACGAGCGCTGGGACGGCAAGGGCTATCCCAGCGGCCTGTCCGGCGCCGACATCCCGCTCCCCGGCCGCATCGTCGCGGTGGCGGACGTGTTCGACGCCCTGACCAGCGACCGGCCCTACAAGCGCGCCTGGACCCTCGAGGCCACGCACGCCTTCCTGCTGCGCGAGGCGGGCGCGCATTTCGATCCGGCGGTGGTCGAGGCCTTCCTCTCCCGCTGGGACGTCGTCGTGGACCTGGTCGGCCAGGCCGCGAGCCGGGCCGCCTGAGGGAGACGGGCGCCGTGACCACCGGGACGAGGCGTGCGCGGGAGCAACGAGACCCGCTGGAGGCGCCGGAGGAAGCGGGGCAGAACCGCGGCCTGCGGGCCCGGCTGATCGGCGTGCCGGACGGGGAGACTTCGGCCCCCTCGACGCCCGCTGCCAGACGCGGCGAGGCCCGCGATCCCGGGATGCGCGACCCCGTCGGCGGAATCTCCGACGCGGACCCCGGCGCGAAGCCGCGTCCGGTCGGCCGCCTGCGCCTGCGACGTCGGCGCCCGACGAAGCCGGCAGTTGCCGCTCCCGCCGCTCCGGCGCGGGCGAGCGCGAGCCTCGCGGTCCGCCTCGGCCGGGCGGTGCTCGGCGCGGTCATCGTCGCGCTCGCCGCCGGCACGGCGATCGGCGCCTGGTCCGAGGTCAACCTCTACGGCGCCGACACCCGCCGGTCGCTGAAGGGCCTCGCCGCCGTCTTCGCCGCCTCCTCCGCCGGGGCGGCCGCCGCGGACGACGCGGCCGGCGCCCACGCGGCGCTGCGCGCGATCGCCCGCCAGGAGG
The sequence above is drawn from the Methylobacterium terrae genome and encodes:
- a CDS encoding MucR family transcriptional regulator, translating into MSADEQASTSDLINLSADIVSAYVSKNSVPVGELASLIASVHASLERVAAPPAPEPEKPAPPVPIRKTVTPDHIISLEDGKPYKSLKRHLTTRGLTPDQYRQKWGLPHDYPMVAATYAAQRSELAKSLGLGQIRRDRAAAARLAAESTGEGEKAPARRGRPRKGE
- a CDS encoding DUF6481 family protein → MAGFKDQNFNDRRSTSADAKKALLEKFRARPSTEDPEVQARLAERQKIAEARASRAAEREAAKQAEAERRAAEEAEAKARAERDAADAAEREAAMEAERKAARDARYAARKARRK
- a CDS encoding HD-GYP domain-containing protein gives rise to the protein MRAIVLDDAELNNLLMLEALRPIPDCRPQSFTRPADALAFAEAHADEIGIVLTDYEMPGMDGLAVIRALRALPGFAHVPIVMVTSFDQRALRRSALEAGATDFVNKPCDPVEIRARVTNLLALRRAHRSERAHAARLAEEVAAAVAQVEAREREIVNVLMRAAEHRDTDTGDHVARVANYTALIAEALGLPPDQCRRISLASTMHDVGKIAIPDAILLKPGPLTSEERREMERHAERGARILANSSSDVVRLAAEIAVSHHERWDGKGYPSGLSGADIPLPGRIVAVADVFDALTSDRPYKRAWTLEATHAFLLREAGAHFDPAVVEAFLSRWDVVVDLVGQAASRAA